The sequence TGGCTGGAAACAGAAACCGGGGAGCGTGGGGGgagtgtgtctgtgtgggggggtgcgggggtccTGCCCAAAACGGAGACGGGAGaggtgggagaagggaaggtGCTGCCCGGTGTGAAGCCCCTGCCTGTGTGGCGGCaggaggagtgggggggggggggggggcccaggcaGCGCTGCCCATCGAGctgtacccccccccccgcccccctgctTCTTTCTGCCCAGCTGCACCCCCCACTGCATCACCGTGCTGCATTCTaaatgcagcaggagctgctgggggggggtccccttgTGACACCCCGCTCCCCACCGCTgtcaccccctgccccatcccaccccagccctgccctctgcCCGGTGCCGGGCAGGTTTTGGCAGTGTCCGTGTGTCCTTGCGGCCCTCGGCACAGGAGGGACctgggagaggggggggggatgTTAAATGGGGGGGCTGGAGTGGAGGAGAGGGGGGGAGGCAAGGCAGGGTGCCGGCCTGGCTTTGCCAGGAGCACACGGGTCTGGCAGTGAGTCGGCCCCCACCCAGGCGCTTCCCAAGTCTCGGGGTGAAGGCGTGGGGAGGGCAGAAGGGCACCCCGAGGGGTAGAGTGGCACCCTGGGTGTGGGGGAGCACCCTGGGTGTGGAGGTTGGAGGCAGCCGACCCCccccagaaaggaaaagaagccaCCCCGCTGCCTGCGTGCCAGAGCCAGGCCTTACCCTCCCCGCGAGGGGGGGGCACAAAGCACAGAGACCCCCCCCACATCTCCCCTCTCCCGTCTGAACCGTGCCTGCTCCAGGGTCAAGGtctgccccctgcccccccaccccactgcgagctgggggagcagaggcagagcccccccccccccccctccctccccaacccTTTGCCTGCAGGAGCAGCGAGGcaaggggcagagctggggggggggagggaaaaaatgggggggggggctagTAAAAACCAGCTGAGAGCCCTAAAGCGGTTACACGGCGCGACACGGACTGAGCTCGGGGCCGAGGAGGGCTCAGAGGAGGAGGGCTCAGAGGAGGAAGGCTCAGAAGAGGAAGGCTTTCTTCTTCAGCTCGTTGCGCTTCCAGAGGGCCAGTTTGCTGAACTCCTCGGGGGGCATCTCGAAGACCCGCAGGAAATCCTCGGGGGAGAGGTGCCGCTGCgaggaagagggaggggaggaagagaggagggtGATGGGGTGCTGGgttcatccccccccccccatctccaaTTTTTCTCCCCCCCCTGAGATTTCAGCCTCTACCTCCAGCCGGGTCCTGTCCACCCCGGGCGGCAGCTTCACGCGGCCTCGGTTCGTCACCATCAGCATTTCGTAGGGGTAAATCTAcaagggggggtggtggggaggctGTAAGACCCTCTCCACagccctcccccagccctgcacaagcccccccctcccatcccagCCCCACTCACCTTTTGCTCCAACATGCTGGGCAGGGAATTGCCTCTGTCCATGCGCCCGCGCTGCCCGTTCTGAGGGGGCAAAGCCTGGCGTCAGCCCcggaccccccccctccccaaagggCTGCTCTCTCCCTCCCAGACTGAAGCCAAGGTGATGGGCTCCAGCCCGGGGAGCGCCCCCCGCTCCAGCTCTCCCCCCCCTGGCATCCATCAGAGGTGGCCCCTTGTCTGTCGTCCCCCCCCCGACCCGGCATACATCACCCCCTCGCTGGCTCTCGGCGCCGGCAGCAGGATGATTCTTACCTGCAGGcctggagaggagagaggagcagGGCTCAGCCCGGGGGTCCCCCCTCTAGGACCCCCCCCACCATCCTCCCCCGGGTGATGACAAGCCCCAAGAGGTGGTTTTCCACCCTCTGCTGAGCCCAGTATCCCccatccctggggacaccccaaatcccccatccctgTGGACACCCCGAATCCCCCATCCCTGtggacacccccaaaccctccgggacacccccaaaccctccGGGAcacccccacatccccacccCCAGCCGATGCTCACCCGGACTGCTCTTCTCACTGCCTGCCGAGCTGAACTCTGCCGACTGcagctgcagggggacaggggacagcatCAGAGCGGTGCCACCCCCAGACCCTCTCCGGGGCTGTgtgggccccccccgccccccctgcagcgtggaggcagctgcctgcccacTCACCCGGGTGAGGGTGCTCCTGCCAGAGGCGGGCAGCGAGGAGCTCTTGTAGCTCCCCATGTGCAGAGCTGTGAGAGAGCAAGAGACTGtcagaggtgcaggcagggctgccagagctggcaggggtgcaggcaggggtgcaggaggtggcaggggtgcaggcaggggtgcaggcaggggtgcaggcagggctgccggAGCTGGCAGGGGTGAAGGAGgtggcaggggtgcaggcaggggtgcaggaggtggcaggggtgcaggcagggtggaGAAGGGAAGGGACCCACGTACATGTGTGGAAGGGCGTCCGGTCGGGCAGCGAGCGGGTTTTTCTCCGGATGGGGAGAGAtttctccatctcctccttcAGGATCAGCTTCCCGAGGTTGGAGGTGATCTGGGGACGAAGGGACACGGGTGGGGATGGGTGTCAGCACGTCCCCAGCCCCTCGCAGGGTGCCCACCCGCCCGCTCTGCCCCTCACCTTGCTCAGCTCCTGCCTCTGGAGCTCCCGCAGGTTCTTCATCTCCTCGGTcaggtcctcctcctcctcctcccctcttttgGAGGCCATCCGCCTCCTCCACTCCGTCTCTGGGGGCAAAAAGGGGACGGCAGATCTATCCTCAGCGCTCCCACGGAgtctcggggtgggggggggagcagcCCACCCCCTCGACCACCCCCCACCTACCCATGACGGCCAGGGATGGGGGGCACGGCCAGTAATCGGTCTCGATCTTGGCGGGCTGGTTGGGGTCTGGGGGCTGCGCCGCCGGGAACTTGGAGGATTCGATGATCAAGTCCTCTATGAGATGTTTCCCGTGGTGGGTGCCGGGATGATGGTCTGTGGGACACGGTGAGCGGGGGGGCGGTGAGGCAGCGCCCCGGGGTGTCCCATCCTGTGGgaaaccacccccccacccctcccgctcACCTTTCTGCCTGTAGATCGGAGGCTTCTTGTATATATTGAGCTCCGTCGTGTCGGtctctg comes from Athene noctua chromosome 28, bAthNoc1.hap1.1, whole genome shotgun sequence and encodes:
- the DMTN gene encoding dematin, producing MERLQKQPLTSPGSVCSSRGSSVPGSPSSIVAKMDNEVLGYKDLAAIPKDKAILDIERPDLMIYEPHFTYSLMEHVELPRSRERSLSPKSISPPPSPEVIREWLESRTPGSTSQPPSRQGGSSARSSVQHFHRPETDTTELNIYKKPPIYRQKDHHPGTHHGKHLIEDLIIESSKFPAAQPPDPNQPAKIETDYWPCPPSLAVMETEWRRRMASKRGEEEEEDLTEEMKNLRELQRQELSKITSNLGKLILKEEMEKSLPIRRKTRSLPDRTPFHTSLHMGSYKSSSLPASGRSTLTRLQSAEFSSAGSEKSSPGLQIYPYEMLMVTNRGRVKLPPGVDRTRLERHLSPEDFLRVFEMPPEEFSKLALWKRNELKKKAFLF